The Myotis daubentonii chromosome 9, mMyoDau2.1, whole genome shotgun sequence genome has a segment encoding these proteins:
- the ANKK1 gene encoding ankyrin repeat and protein kinase domain-containing protein 1 isoform X2 — protein sequence MALDVEQRLGSLAVFTREDFEGDWRRVAGGAFGQVFQAQHRRWRTQYAIKCSPCLLTDATSSDVNCLIEEATKMEKVKFQHIVSIYGVCKQPLGIVMEFMANGSLEKMLGTHSISWQLKFRIIHETSLAMNFLHSIKPPLLHLDLKPGNILLDGSMHVKISDFGLSKWMEQSTRMQYIERSALRGTLSYMPPEMFLQRNMAPGPKYDVYSFGIVIWDVLTQKKPYSGLNMMNIIIGVATGMRPSLQSVSDEWPGEAQQMVDLMKRCWDQDPKKRPCFSDITVETDLLLSLLQSPVTDPESEALARKVSCKPSLRWPREVSEEVSQELTDSDLGGDLKRVLQLSDSESLVPSDEELRIYENKVTPLHFLVAQGSVEQVRLLLAHEVDVDCQTACGYTPLLIAAQDQQPELCALLLDHGADANLADEDGWTPLHFTAQNGDDRTARLLLDHGARVDAQEHEGWTPFHLAAQNNFENVARLLVSRQADPNLREAEGKTPLHVAAYFGHVTLVKLLTGQGAELDAQQRNLRTPLHLAVERGKVRAIQHLLKSGAAPDALDRDGYSPLHTAAARGRYLICKMLLRHGASLELPTQQGWTPLHLAAYKGHLEIIHLLAESHADLGAPGSMNWTPLHLAARHGEEEVVAALLQCGADPNAAEQSGWTPLHLAVQRGSFLSVIHLLEHHADVHARSKGGWTPAHLAALKGNMAILKVLVKAGAQMDVQAGEGCTPLQLALRSQKQSAATFLEGKEPSLALVGSAKPGDQPEV from the exons CTCTGATGTGAATTGCCTCATTGAAGAGGCAACCAAAATGGAGAAGGTCAAGTTTCAGCACATCGTGTCCATCTACGGGGTGTGCAAGCAGCCCCTGGGCATTGTGATGGAGTTCATGGCCAACGGCTCCCTGGAGAAGATGCTGGGCACCCACAGCATCTCCTGGCAGCTCAAATTCCGCATCATCCATGAGACCAGCCTGGCCATGAACTTCCTCCACAGCATCAAGCCACCTCTGCTCCACCTGGACCTGAAGCCAGGCAATATCCTCCTGGACGGCAGCATGCACGTCAAG ATTTCGGACTTTGGCTTGTCTAAATGGATGGAACAGTCAACCCGGATGCAGTACATCGAGAGGTCGGCTCTGCGGGGCACCCTCAGCTACATGCCCCCTGAGATGTTCCTGCAGAGGAACATGGCCCCAGGACCCAAATATGATGTGTACAG CTTCGGGATTGTCATCTGGGACGTCCTCACTCAAAAGAAACCATACTCAG GCCTCAATATGATGAACATCATCATCGGAGTGGCTACGGGCATGAGGCCCTCCTTACAGTCTGTCTCTGATGAGTGGCCAggggaggcccagcagatggtggACCTGATGAAGCGCTGTTGGGACCAGGACCCCAAGAAGAGACCCTGCTTTTCAG ACATCACCGTCGAGACGGACCTGCTGCTGTCGCTGCTCCAGAGCCCTGTGACAGATCCCGAGAGcgaggccctggccaggaaggTGTCCTGCAAGCCGTCTCTCCGCTGGCCCCGGGAG GTCAGTGAGGAGGTCAGCCAGGAGCTCACAGACAGCG ACTTAGGAGGCGACTTGAAGCGGGTCCTGCAGCTCTCAGACAGTGAGAGCCTGGTCCCCAGCGATGAGGAGCTGCGCATCTATGAGAACAAGGTCACCCCCCTCCACTTCCTGGTGGCGCAGGGCAGCGTGGAGCAGgtgaggctgctgctggcccaTGAGGTCGACGTGGACTGCCAAACGGCCTGCGGCTACACGCCCCTGCTCATTGCCGCCCAGGACCAGCAGCCTGAGCTGTGCGCCCTGCTCCTGGACCACGGGGCCGACGCCAACCTGGCCGATGAGGACGGCTGGACTCCACTGCACTTCACAGCCCAGAATGGGGACGACCGAACCGCCCGCCTGCTCCTGGACCACGGGGCCCGCGTGGATGCCCAGGAGCATGAGGGGTGGACCCCGTTCCACCTGGCTGCACAGAACAACTTTGAAAATGTGGCGCGACTTCTGGTCTCCCGCCAAGCTGACCCCAACCTGCGGGAGGCCGAGGGCAAGACCCCTCTCCACGTGGCCGCCTACTTTGGCCATGTCACCCTGGTCAAGCTGCTGACAGGCCAGGGGGCTGAGTTAGATGCTCAGCAGAGAAACCTGCGGACACCACTGCACCTGGCCGTGGAGCGAGGCAAAGTGAGGGCCATCCAACACCTGCTGAAGAGTGGGGCGGCCCctgatgcccttgaccgggatggCTACAGCCCACTGCACACCGCAGCCGCCAGGGGCAGGTACCTTATCTGCAAGATGCTGCTCAGGCATGGGGCCAGCCTCGAGCTGCCGACCCAGCAGGGCTGGACACCCCTGCATCTAGCAGCCTACAAGGGCCACCTGGAGATCATCCATCTGCTGGCTGAGAGCCATGCAGACTTAGGGGCTCCCGGCAGCATGAACTGGACGCCCCTGCACCTGGCTGCCCGCCACGGGGAGGAGGAAGTAGTGGCAGCGCTGCTGCAATGCGGGGCTGACCCCAATGCTGCCGAGCAGTCAGGCTGGACACCCCTCCACCTGGCGGTGCAGAGGGGCAGCTTCCTGAGCGTCATCCATCTCCTGGAGCACCACGCAGACGTCCATGCCCGCAGCAAGGGAGGCTGGACCCCTGCCCACCTAGCCGCCCTGAAGGGCAACATGGCTATCCTCAAAGTGCTGGTCAAAGCTGGTGCCCAGATGGACgtccaggctggggagggctgcACACCCCTGCAGCTGGCCCTCCGGAGCCAAAAGCAGAGCGCTGCCACCTTCCTGGAGGGCAAGGAGCCCTCGCTGGCCCTTGTGGGCAGTGCTAAGCCTGGAGACCAGCCCGAAGTATAG
- the ANKK1 gene encoding ankyrin repeat and protein kinase domain-containing protein 1 isoform X1, translating to MALDVEQRLGSLAVFTREDFEGDWRRVAGGAFGQVFQAQHRRWRTQYAIKCSPCLLTDATSSDVNCLIEEATKMEKVKFQHIVSIYGVCKQPLGIVMEFMANGSLEKMLGTHSISWQLKFRIIHETSLAMNFLHSIKPPLLHLDLKPGNILLDGSMHVKISDFGLSKWMEQSTRMQYIERSALRGTLSYMPPEMFLQRNMAPGPKYDVYSFGIVIWDVLTQKKPYSGLNMMNIIIGVATGMRPSLQSVSDEWPGEAQQMVDLMKRCWDQDPKKRPCFSADITVETDLLLSLLQSPVTDPESEALARKVSCKPSLRWPREVSEEVSQELTDSDLGGDLKRVLQLSDSESLVPSDEELRIYENKVTPLHFLVAQGSVEQVRLLLAHEVDVDCQTACGYTPLLIAAQDQQPELCALLLDHGADANLADEDGWTPLHFTAQNGDDRTARLLLDHGARVDAQEHEGWTPFHLAAQNNFENVARLLVSRQADPNLREAEGKTPLHVAAYFGHVTLVKLLTGQGAELDAQQRNLRTPLHLAVERGKVRAIQHLLKSGAAPDALDRDGYSPLHTAAARGRYLICKMLLRHGASLELPTQQGWTPLHLAAYKGHLEIIHLLAESHADLGAPGSMNWTPLHLAARHGEEEVVAALLQCGADPNAAEQSGWTPLHLAVQRGSFLSVIHLLEHHADVHARSKGGWTPAHLAALKGNMAILKVLVKAGAQMDVQAGEGCTPLQLALRSQKQSAATFLEGKEPSLALVGSAKPGDQPEV from the exons CTCTGATGTGAATTGCCTCATTGAAGAGGCAACCAAAATGGAGAAGGTCAAGTTTCAGCACATCGTGTCCATCTACGGGGTGTGCAAGCAGCCCCTGGGCATTGTGATGGAGTTCATGGCCAACGGCTCCCTGGAGAAGATGCTGGGCACCCACAGCATCTCCTGGCAGCTCAAATTCCGCATCATCCATGAGACCAGCCTGGCCATGAACTTCCTCCACAGCATCAAGCCACCTCTGCTCCACCTGGACCTGAAGCCAGGCAATATCCTCCTGGACGGCAGCATGCACGTCAAG ATTTCGGACTTTGGCTTGTCTAAATGGATGGAACAGTCAACCCGGATGCAGTACATCGAGAGGTCGGCTCTGCGGGGCACCCTCAGCTACATGCCCCCTGAGATGTTCCTGCAGAGGAACATGGCCCCAGGACCCAAATATGATGTGTACAG CTTCGGGATTGTCATCTGGGACGTCCTCACTCAAAAGAAACCATACTCAG GCCTCAATATGATGAACATCATCATCGGAGTGGCTACGGGCATGAGGCCCTCCTTACAGTCTGTCTCTGATGAGTGGCCAggggaggcccagcagatggtggACCTGATGAAGCGCTGTTGGGACCAGGACCCCAAGAAGAGACCCTGCTTTTCAG CAGACATCACCGTCGAGACGGACCTGCTGCTGTCGCTGCTCCAGAGCCCTGTGACAGATCCCGAGAGcgaggccctggccaggaaggTGTCCTGCAAGCCGTCTCTCCGCTGGCCCCGGGAG GTCAGTGAGGAGGTCAGCCAGGAGCTCACAGACAGCG ACTTAGGAGGCGACTTGAAGCGGGTCCTGCAGCTCTCAGACAGTGAGAGCCTGGTCCCCAGCGATGAGGAGCTGCGCATCTATGAGAACAAGGTCACCCCCCTCCACTTCCTGGTGGCGCAGGGCAGCGTGGAGCAGgtgaggctgctgctggcccaTGAGGTCGACGTGGACTGCCAAACGGCCTGCGGCTACACGCCCCTGCTCATTGCCGCCCAGGACCAGCAGCCTGAGCTGTGCGCCCTGCTCCTGGACCACGGGGCCGACGCCAACCTGGCCGATGAGGACGGCTGGACTCCACTGCACTTCACAGCCCAGAATGGGGACGACCGAACCGCCCGCCTGCTCCTGGACCACGGGGCCCGCGTGGATGCCCAGGAGCATGAGGGGTGGACCCCGTTCCACCTGGCTGCACAGAACAACTTTGAAAATGTGGCGCGACTTCTGGTCTCCCGCCAAGCTGACCCCAACCTGCGGGAGGCCGAGGGCAAGACCCCTCTCCACGTGGCCGCCTACTTTGGCCATGTCACCCTGGTCAAGCTGCTGACAGGCCAGGGGGCTGAGTTAGATGCTCAGCAGAGAAACCTGCGGACACCACTGCACCTGGCCGTGGAGCGAGGCAAAGTGAGGGCCATCCAACACCTGCTGAAGAGTGGGGCGGCCCctgatgcccttgaccgggatggCTACAGCCCACTGCACACCGCAGCCGCCAGGGGCAGGTACCTTATCTGCAAGATGCTGCTCAGGCATGGGGCCAGCCTCGAGCTGCCGACCCAGCAGGGCTGGACACCCCTGCATCTAGCAGCCTACAAGGGCCACCTGGAGATCATCCATCTGCTGGCTGAGAGCCATGCAGACTTAGGGGCTCCCGGCAGCATGAACTGGACGCCCCTGCACCTGGCTGCCCGCCACGGGGAGGAGGAAGTAGTGGCAGCGCTGCTGCAATGCGGGGCTGACCCCAATGCTGCCGAGCAGTCAGGCTGGACACCCCTCCACCTGGCGGTGCAGAGGGGCAGCTTCCTGAGCGTCATCCATCTCCTGGAGCACCACGCAGACGTCCATGCCCGCAGCAAGGGAGGCTGGACCCCTGCCCACCTAGCCGCCCTGAAGGGCAACATGGCTATCCTCAAAGTGCTGGTCAAAGCTGGTGCCCAGATGGACgtccaggctggggagggctgcACACCCCTGCAGCTGGCCCTCCGGAGCCAAAAGCAGAGCGCTGCCACCTTCCTGGAGGGCAAGGAGCCCTCGCTGGCCCTTGTGGGCAGTGCTAAGCCTGGAGACCAGCCCGAAGTATAG